A single genomic interval of Lathyrus oleraceus cultivar Zhongwan6 chromosome 7, CAAS_Psat_ZW6_1.0, whole genome shotgun sequence harbors:
- the LOC127103036 gene encoding uncharacterized protein LOC127103036: MGERLDQIGGHVTSYMQSDIGESFVGTEPQGAMGAKNNVERIEMKSDKTPDPTHVKDKNEVDDEKKEVVAEGLCSLGKNLPSKKPASMSPDTAEDNIDLEEESSGEEEDTLVHHVKPSAARKLKTRKEKTVAEMMASRTRKKTADISPAKRQTIKKCPSKAAAVHLDNISFHLEDGAAKWTFVIQRRVAVERELGKEVVEVKEVMDLINNAGLIKIVVALPRCYEGLVKEFVVNIPEEISERSSREFYKVFLRGRCARFSPTIINKFLGR, translated from the exons ATGGGtgagaggttagatcaaataggTGGACATGTGACTAGTTATATGCAGTCTGATATTGGAGAGAGCTTTGTTGGAACTGAGCCACAAGGGGCTATGGgtgccaagaacaatgtggagAGGATTGAGATGAAGAGTGATAAGACTCCTGATCCTACACATGTGAAAGATAAAAATGAGGTTGatgatgaaa AAAAGGAAGTAGTTGCTGAGGGATTATGTTCTCTTGGGAAAAAtttacctagcaagaaaccagctAGCATGTCTCCTGATACTGCTGAGGATAAcattgatttggaggaagagagcTCAGGGGAAGAGGAGGACACTTTGGTTCAccatgtgaaaccaagtgctGCTAGGAAATTGAAGACTAGGAAAGAAAAAACCGTGGCTGAAATGATGGCATCCAGGACTAGGAAGAAgactgctg acatctcccctgcaaaaaggcagaCTATTAAGAAGTGTCCAAGCAAAGCTGCAGCTGTGCATTTAGACAACATCTCTTTTCACTTAGAAGACGGTGCTGCTAAATGGACgtttgtcattcagaggagggtagcGGTTGAGAGAGAGCTGGGAAAAGAGGTTgttgaagtaaaggaagtcatggatTTAATCAATAATGCTGGATTGATAAAGATTGTGGTTGCTCTACCCCGATGCTATGAGGGGTTGGTGAAAGAATTTGTTGTAAATATCCCTGAGGAGATTTCTGAAAGGAGCAGCAGGGAATTTTACAAAGTTTTTCTAAGAGGTAGGTGTGCGAGATTctcaccaaccatcatcaacaagttcctagggagatGA